AAGAAGCACAAGGTTAATCACCCTGTCATCCTTTGCAAAAGGCAGAGGAATTAAGTCAGCATAAATAAAAGTAATGAAGTTAAGTAATAGTAATAGAAAAAAGGAGAACAAAATGAGCGTAGTAGCAGAAATTTTAGAAAAAATAGAAGGTTTAACATTATTAGAAGCTTCCGAATTAGTAAAATTAATGGAAGAAAAATTCGGCGTTTCAGCTGCTGCTCCTGTAGCTGCTGTTGCAGTTGCTGCTGCACCTGCTGAAGCTGTTGAAGAAGTTACAGAATTCAATGTAATTCTTGAAAGCGCAGGCGCTAACAAAATTAACGTTCTTAAAGAAGTTAGAACAATAACCGGTCTTGGCTTAAAAGAAGCAAAAGATCTTGTTGATTCAGCTCCAAAACCTGTTAAAGAAGGCGTTAAAAAAGAAGAAGCTGCTGAAATCAAAGCTAAACTCGAAGCAGTGGGAGCTACAGTTTCCGTTAAATAGTCCGAGCCTTTTTCAACTGCGATAGCAGGAGTTAAAACAAAAATGGAAATGACAAATTTTTATTTTTATTAACTCATTCAATTTGAATACATTATTGTATAAAGTTACAATTTGAATGAAGGGCAAAGATAATTTATTTTGGAAATA
This is a stretch of genomic DNA from bacterium. It encodes these proteins:
- the rplL gene encoding 50S ribosomal protein L7/L12, with amino-acid sequence MSVVAEILEKIEGLTLLEASELVKLMEEKFGVSAAAPVAAVAVAAAPAEAVEEVTEFNVILESAGANKINVLKEVRTITGLGLKEAKDLVDSAPKPVKEGVKKEEAAEIKAKLEAVGATVSVK